In Candidatus Babeliales bacterium, the genomic stretch GGTGTCTGAAGCAAAGGAAGAACTGCAAGATGTAATTGATTATCTCAAAAGCCCCGATAAGTACCGACGTCTTGGCGCAAAGATGACGAAGGGGGTTCTTCTTGTTGGTGGCCCTGGTACAGGCAAGACTTTGCTTGCTCGTGCGGTAGCTGGCGAAGCTAACTGTCCATTCTTTAGTATTAGCGGTTCGGATTTTATTGAAGTTTTTGTTGGTGTTGGCGCCGCTCGTGTCCGCGACCTCTTTTCACAAGCTCGTAAACATGCGCCATGTATTGTTTTTATTGATGAGATTGATGCGGTAGGTCGCCATCGTGGTAGTGGTACCGGTGGTGGTAATGATGAACGAGAACAAACCCTTAACCAATTACTCACTGAGATGGACGGTTTTGATACTTCAAATGAACCGATCATTGTAATTGCTGCTACCAATAGGCCTGATGTTCTTGATCGGGCGTTACTGCGTCCGGGCCGATTTGATCGTCGTGTAGATGTTCCACTTCCTGATTTGGTCAGTCGCGAACAGATTCTCCAAGTGCATGCGAAAAACGTAAAGATTGCTGATGATATTGATTTTAAAAAGATTGCACGGGGTACTCCTGGGTTTACCGGGGCCGATCTTGAAAATCTCATCAACGAAGCGGCGATTGCGGCGTCAAAAAAGAATAGCGAGCTTGTATCAATTGATGATTTTGAAGAAGCACGCGACAAGATTCTCCTTGGTAAAGAGCTTAAGACCATTTCTTTGACCGAGGAGGACCGCAAGATGACAGCGTATCACGAAGCAGGACATGCATTAGTGCAGCTCATGTTGCCTGAAGATACGGATCCATTGCACAAGGTTAGTATTATTCCGCGAGGTCGTTCATTGGGCGTTACTCACTCGATGCCAGAGCGCGAAAAATACACTATGACCAAACGTGAAGCTGAAGGTGTTATTACGGTTGCTATGGGTGGACGGGTTGCAGAAACATTAGTATTTGATGAAGTTGCTACAGGTGCCGCTAACGATTTTGAAAAGGCAACCGATATTGCACGTAGTATGGTTGTGCGATACGGCATGTCTGGTGCCCTTGGTACGGTTCACTATTCTCAACAGCCAGGCGAATTTGTGTATTCACAAAAGACAGCGGAATTGATTGATACAGAAGTGCGAAATATTATTGATGGTTGCTATCAGCGAGCCAAGCAGATCATCACAGATAATAGAGACAAGCTCGAGACTCTAGCCGCGGCGCTGCTTGAAAAGGAAACGCTTCAATCCGGTGAAATCTATGAGTTACTTGATATTAAACCACGACAAGAGTTTAAGCTTACCTAGCTCGCCAGAGAGAGGTTGACAGTGGATGGTTTAAAGGTCCTTATTGAGCCAACAATTCGTATTCTACAAGAGGCAGGTCGGCTTCTCATATCGTTTCGAGCGTCGTCACTTTCTAGAACGCGGAAACCTGATCAAGGCTTTGTGACAGAGGCAGACCTTGCTGTAGAATCATTTCTCGTGAACAAACTTTCTGAATTGACTCCTGGCTACCACTTTTATGCTGAAGAAAATGGTGAGATAGCTGAAGGTGAGAGTGACTATTGTTGGGTGATTGATCCTTTGGATGGGACTAATAACTTTGCTCAGGGCTTGCCCCATTTTTGCATATCTGTTGCATTGACTCATCGTCACGAGCCTGTACTTGGGTTTGTCTATCAGCCTCTTTTGAATGAGATGTTTCATGCAATTAAGCATGGGGGCGCATATCTAAATGATAAACCAATACATGTATCGTCACATAGAGAGATTGAGGGAAGTGTCCTAGTATCCTGTATTCCCTATATCCGTAGTGCACAGACGATACGAAAGGTCCATGAGATTACCGATTTAGCGCTCCATTATTGCGTTTTGCGTATTTTGGGTGCGGCGGCTCTAGACCAGGCCTATGTTGCCTGTGGCAAAATCGATGGTATTTTTTTAGGAGCTCTTGGTTGGTGGGATGTGGCGGCAGGTTTGCTCCTCATACAGGAAGCTGGAGGGATAGTTACTGAGATTGATGGGCGCAAGCTTGTTACCAAGGCATTTCGATCATTTATTGGAGGAAATGCCTATATTCATAGGGCATTGGCACAAACTTTACAGGATGATGAAGACAGTGAGAATTGAAAAAAGGGGCTATTGTAGTACACTGATCCTATCTTCCCAAAAAATATGAAAGGAATAGGCAATCATGGCTCGAGTATGTGCTGTCTGCGATAAAGGACCCAGTGTTGGTCAACACGTGAGTCACGCGAACAATAAGGTCAAGCGTTGGCTTTACCCTAATACCCACAAGATGAGATACACTATCCCTGGTAAGGGATCTAAGGTCCATCAGGCACATGTCTGCACCAAGTGCCTCCGTTCCGGTAAAATTCAAAAAGTTTTGTAAATAGGATATCGAATGGCAAATATTAAATCAGCCAAAAAGCGTGCCCGTCAAAATACTAAACGTCGATCAGTCAATGTGGCTCGTCGTTCAGCAATAAAATCGGTAATTAAGGATGTCGTCAAAGCAATCGATGCCGGAGAAATTGAAAAAGCTCAAGCATTGTTCAAGGTTGCGGAAACGCAATTATCTCGAGCCAAGTCGAAGGGATTAGTGCACAAAAAGACTGCATCGCGTAAGGTGAGTCGTCTTGCCCGTCGTGTGAATAAGGCTCAAAAATAACGTACATTGTTTTGGCAATGTTTTAGTAAAGCTCCTCCCGTTTTGTGGAGGAGCTTTTTTTTGCTTGAGTTTTGTTTTGAATTTATGGTACATCCCTAGGTGATGTTTTTCAAAGCTTTATGAAAGGGTGTATGCATGAAGCAGATTCTTTTTGCACTTGGGTGCTTGTTGGTATGGTGTAGTGCCTGTCATGCGGGCTTTACAGAATTAGTTACATATAAGTCTTCAGAAGAAATAGATGTTGTTGATCGTGTTGGTGAAGAGTTTGAAGATGATGGGGAAACATCTTCTGTAGTACAGTTTATGAACTATGCTCTTCCGTTTACGATTTTGGGACTTAATGTTTTGATAGCATGTGTTCTTCTTAGAGAAAAGAGAGGTCTGGAAAAAGTTGGGAAGGCATTAAAAAGGGCGGACACCGAAGTTACAACACATATGAATGCATGTGCTCGTAAGGTTGGTGAAGTTAGAGAACAGATTAGCCAAGAGCATGTAGGAGAGTCATGATGAATAAATTTCTCACGTATGTAATTTGTTTTAGTCTTACTTTTTCATGTGCGGCTTCAACACGTAGACAACCTCGATCTAGTGAGCTGGTACCGCTGATTTCAAGCGCTGCAGGAGGATTACTTGTTGCAGTTAATCTCGTGTTGTTGCACCGTGTTCGGCATAGCCGAAGATGGGTTAACAAAGTAATAAAGGATGGCAAGAATCATCAAGCACAAGCTATTCGTGGCTTAAAATACGAGGTGAGGCAGTTGTCTATGACTGATGAGATGAGCGAATCAGGCGAAGAACAGCCGTTGAAGGCTATAACAGAGGGTGAGGTTGTGCAGCAAGAACAATCTATGCCAACAGCTGAACCAGCACCAGAGGAACAAGCTGGTGGTGCGGCGGTTGATCCGCAAGCATTATGGCAAGGGTTTGTATACCAAGAATGTAATCCGTATTGGGATCCGTATGGGTTCTGGCCATGGCAGTGGGTGCAACAATGGTGGCAGGGTCAACAGCAATGGGAGGCATACCAACAACAACAGGCCGCAGTATATTGGCAGCAATATCAGCAGCAATTATTCCAGCAGCAACAACAGATGGCTGCTCTCGTAGATCAGGCGGCGAGGGGATGCGTTGACGCTGAACGGGGGACAGAATGAAACTAAGATTTCTGGTACTGTCACTTTTATGTATGAGTCTACTCCATGCCCCTACACAACCAGAGCCAACTATTAATGAAACAAGCGCAGAGCAAGAGACTACATCTGAATCATGGACGGCGAATCCATGGGTTGTGCCGTTGTGCCTGTCGGGTGTTGTTGCAGTGTTGATTGGTGATTTGAGTGTTGCAGTCTGGCGTACGCATACCATGGTAAATAAATTGAAGTATGAACGAAGAAGTATGCAAAAACTGGGGGGAAAATTTGCGATGGCTGCTCGGTATTATGCCCGAAGAGGTCATCATCAATTGCCTGTTCGGGTTTCTCGCAAAAAACGGCGATCAAAGCCTGGCGGTAGACCAGCTTCAACGGAGCCGTTGGACGCTGGTCGTGAAACTGAATAGCATTACTTAGCAAAAAGGGGCATGTGTGAAGCATTATAAGCTTATTGGGTTAATCGTGTCGTTGGGAACGATGACACTTCTTGCAGAGCCTGTCGATATACGAGTAAATCAAGAGCTGCAGCGCTCTGAACAAGCGGATGGTTGGTGGAGGTCGTTTCTTGCACCTTGGGCACCGGCAGGGGCATTGTGTGCAGTTGTTTTGGTTGCTACAGCGGTTATGGCAGGCAGGCTGCAGAGCCAATCTGAGAAATTTGGAAGAGCAGCGCAAAGTTTTCGAAAAGATCAGGCAAAAGCTCGTTCGGTAACAGGTATGGCATACACCGTATCTGCAAAAGTCTTCAAGGCGTTGAAGCAAGAGCGAGAGCGAGCCGAAAGACGAGAGCGAACATATTTACGCTTCATTGAAGAGGAAAGAAGCAGGAAGTCGGGTGATGATATGGCGCATGTCCTTACGGGAGGTCAAGATGATGAAGCCGAGGTGGGCCCTGAGGCGCTTGATGAACTTGAAAAACAGCTTGAAGAACTTATGCGGCGCCAACTTATTGCCATAGATCGCCCGAGGGCAGGTGAACTAGGTGCCGATGTAATACATCAGGATATTATCGCCACCATGGAGGCTTTGGCCGAAGCCGAGTTAAAAGCATTGGAGGAGGGTGGTGATTCATCGGAGTGGGACCAATATTCACCTGGAGCAGCTGGTGGTCCTGAGCCTAAACCGATTCGTGGTCCTGGTGATATTGCCCCGAGGCAAACGCCGGCCCTTGTAATGAATTCTGAAGCCGCCCTTGAGTTGAAACAAGGACGAGCCGCTTATCAAGATGGTCAATTAGAAAGCATTTAGTCCAGAATATGTAAATTTTTTGCATAGGGGATGTGTATATGTGAATACAATATTATGAAATGGTAGGTAGTTTAATTGTATGGCCTGACAGAGGGTGTTTCATGAAGTTGTTGAAATGGCTGAGTTGTGTATTGATAGTAACACGTTCATTAATTGCTGCAGAGAGTGATGTAGCTGCTGCCGAGCCGCAACCAGCTGCACAAAGTATCATTTGGATAGCGCCAACAGTTGTTGTTGGGATTGGCTTTGTGACCACATTAGTTAATTTACTTCTTTTTAATCGCTTACATCATGAGGTAGATAATTGTCGTCGCGTTATGAGTTTGCAAGGTGCAGTTCTTAAGTATGTTTATGAACAACAATCTGGAAGAAAATTACCACCCAAATTAACAAGAAGAATATATAGAGAAGCTTTCAGAACAATGGAAAGGGCTGAGTTTGAAGGCGTGTTTGGTGCGAAAGAATTGCAGGCAGTTCTGCATGACAAAAGGCTGCAAGCGCCTCCATCCTATCACACTCAAGTTGCTACTGGAGACGACAGTTCAGATGGTGAAGAATTAACCGTTAGATAATGTACGTGAGTTAATAAGCTTGCGATATTCAAGTAAGAAGTTTTTTGCGGTTATTGTAGCCGGTCGAGAATTTCCTGCGTGCTCAAGAAGAGCAACCAAGACAAATGGTTGCTCTTCTTTGATACGGCAATGTGCAACAAACCATGCATGTTCCAATAAGTTTGTACCAAGTGTCCTGAATTTGAGACTACTGACTTGAGCGGTGCCTGTTTTAGCGTATACCTCAATATCCTTGAGTTTGTTTAAACGCCGACCAGTACCTTCAGTTACGGCAGAGCGCATTCCTTGTTGTAAAAACTCTCTGGTCTTTTTTGAGATTCTGAGCGGTTCTTTTTCAATTATTTCGGATTCTAGTATGCGTGGTTTTACTAGGTATCCCTCAAATATACTGGCGATCATACGGATGATTTGTATTGGTGTGACGAGTAAGAATCCTTGTCCGATTGCTGTCGAAAGAGTCTCCCCTTGCCACCAACGTTCATGACGAGTTTGTTGTTTCCATTGTCGGTCAGGAATTAATCCCGTTTTTTCAGGAAAGAGTACATTTGTTTTTTTTCCTAATCCAAATCGCCGTGCATAATCAGCTAGTGTGTCAATATTGATATGTTTTCCGATGTGATAAAAGAGAATATTGCATGATTCAGCAAGTGCTTCCTGTACACTCAGAGATCCATGTCCAGTATGACGAACACACCAGTGTCGATATCCGCCAAATTCATAATATCCCTTGCAATATACAATGTCGTCGGGCTCAATAAACCCTTGCTCTAGGGCGGCACTGGTTGTCACGAGTTTGAAGATCGATGCTGGTGGGTAGCAGGCATCAAATGCTCGATTTAAAAGAGCCTTCTTTTCTAATAGTTCTTGCCAACTCTGCATATCTACTGTTTTTAAAAAGATATTGGGGTCAAACGTTGGACGTGATACCAATGCTTTGATTGCTCCGGTTTTTGGGTCCATGATAATAAATACGCCTGCGCTTTCTGCTGGAAAAATAAGTTCTGCAATTTTTTGCATTTCAAAATCAAGTGTTGTTTGAAGTGTCATGCCAGATGCGGCTTGTTTGATTTGCGCTTGTTCAAGACTCTTGCCAACAGAGTTTATTTTTTTTTTAAGTAATCCATCTTCACCCCTGAGATCTTGTTCACATAGTTTTTCAAGACCCATTTTCCCAACATCTTCATAGCGAATATTGCCGAGAAAGCCGACTATATGGCTGGCGAGTGGGCCGTTAGGATAGAGGCGTGTGAATTGTGTGGGGAGGTCTAGATTCGGATGATTGGGAAATTGTTCGACAACCTGGCTTAACTGCTCAAAAGAAAGATCACGTGCAAGTAGGAGCTTCCTGCCAAATCGTTCGCAGATGGCGATTTGTGTTTTGAGATCGTCACTCAATGGTTCGGTCAGTATCGTATCAATAGAATCAAGAACAAGATTTTGTTGATCGGATAATCGACGTTTATGTGTTCCGTGCCAATAGAGATCAACCACTGGGCGGTTTGTTGCTAGGAGTACTCCGTTTATGTCGGTAATACTTCCGCGTTGTGAAAGAATTGGCTCCATTCGTGTGTAATTTTTTGTGCATAACGTGAGAAAATAATGATGTTGTGTAATCTGCAACAGGTACAATCTTGCTGTAATCACAGCAAAGCAAGCTATGCATCCAATAATGAGCAGCGAGAGCTTGATTCTGACAGATGCTATGGCGGTCATTGTCGTTACTCAGCAGGAACTTTCTTAGTCATGTCGTGAATTGGATGAATTGTGTCACACATCTCAGCCAATTGTGCAGATGTTACATGCGTGTATCGTTCTGTGCTTGCCAATGTTTTGTGCCCAAGGAGCTCTTGCACGACTCGTAGATCAACGCCTTGATTTAAAAGATGTGTTGCAAATGAGTGTCTGATTTTATGTGGTGTGATATGACGATCAACTTTTAAAAACTTTCTGAACATTTCAAAAATTCTTTGTACCGAGCGGGTTGTAAGAGGTGTATTGCGGTAGCTTACAAAAAGATGTTCATCCCGATTTGTTGTATGTGGGCGTTCTTCTGAAAGGTATTCGATGATACGTGCTTTTGCTTTTTCACCAAATAATGCAATGCGTTCTTTTCTTCCTTTACCATAAATACGAATTACTTTGTCTTCGATATTAATATCACGAATGTGAATTCCGATTAATTCTGAACAACGAATGCCAGTAGCGTACAGAAGCTCCAGGATTGCCTTATCGCGCTTAGGATGACGGCCCGGAAGATCTGAATCTTGTACAGTATCAAGGAGGTGGAATATCTCATCAACACTTAAATACACGGGAAGTTTTTTATCAACACGAGGTCTGGTGAGCTTGAGCGAGAGGTCCTTTCCAAATGTTTTGATAAATTTTTCAAATGATTTAAAACATGACATTTTTCGAGCAATGGAACTTTTGTCAATTTTTTTATAGTACAGATGTACGAAAAAACGTTCTATAGTTTGTTGCAGTGGAAGCGCCTGCTGTTCGGTTCTTTCGATCTCGTTCCAAAATTCTATGAATTGCTTGAGATCAGCAGCGTATGCACGAACAGTATTATGAGACATATTCCGTTCGATTTTTAAGTGATCTAAAAAGGTGTCTTTTTTTTCGGTGAACTCGGAAATTCGCATGATTATCTCCTTTTCGTGTCTGCGGATCATGCGTGCATCTTAAAATATCCGACATTCTTAATCAAGAAAGGATATTATATTATCAGGTGCCGACTCTTCGGCCTCTTCCCCAAGGATGGCCCGTATTCCATTTGCTCCAGAGTGTGTCAGGAGATTGGCAGAATAAGCTTCCTATAGCACCGAGTGCATGAGCGGAGATGGATGGAGAGTGTTCATAATAGGCATGTGCGATGGCATCTTGTGTATCCAGGGTCCAATGTGCGGCGAGCCAGGCGGCAATGGCATGGAGATAGAATCCCTTGTCAGTGATAATCCGATTTCTGAGTTGTTTAGTTGCAAACTGTGTAAGATAGTGAATGCTAAAGGCAGCTGCTGTTTGAGCAATAAAACTTTTTATTCGCATGTTCATAGAGGTGTGGTGCCTGTGCCTTTGCATGAATGAGTGGAATTCTTCTTCGGTCGATGCCGCCAAAGCAAGTGAGCTGAGCATGCATGTGCTTAGTAGTAGTTTTTTTATCATACCGTATAACTCCATGTATTATTCCAAATGAAATTCTTTACAACGACGGCTAACCGATGAGCGATTTACGCCAAGGAACGTTGCTATTTTATTTTGGTTTTTGAACTTATGCCATAAAAGGATCATGACTTTTTTGTCACGAAGTGCTTGCTTTCCTAAACGAGCTGCGTGTGCAAGATCAGGATCGGTACCCGTGTAGGTAAGATTAAACTCGGTGTCGTGTGTCGGTGCAACATTGTTTTTTTTCGATTTTTGAGATAGCAATATATGAATTTTTGCTCTGAGTCCATGCAAGCTGAGCGGCCTGTGTTCAAGTATTTTGGCCTTATCCTTCTCCGTGAGTGAAAAGAGATTCTTAAAGGTGTTATTCCTGATTGCTTGATCATTATACTGTTCTGCAAGTTCTAATAACTCATCAGAATGCAATGATAGTAATGACGGCATGTGTAGAGTTCCCTGTTTGAGACTTTCTAATAGTTCCCTTGAGAACTTACCATCGTGTACAAGAGTTTGTAGATTTTTGTCGGTAGAGCATATGATGCGTGCGTCACTTGAGCGCTTAATGTCACTCTTGAATAATCTGAAGTATCCATACTTGAGATATTCGGTCAGATGCTTTTGTGCATCAAGTGAGAGTCTATCAACATTTGGGATAAAGATTGTCCCGACCTTATTGGCCTGTTCAAACAGGGAAGGCGCTTCGGTTTTGCCAAAGATTGGGTTTAGACCAAAAAGTTGTATCGCTGTATCCACTTCATTTTGTGGTAATGCATCAGAAGATAGAGAGACAGTATGGAGTTTTGTCCTGCCGCTCATGATGTGTAAACAGTTAACAATGGATACAGTGTCTTCCTCAGGTACATCAACTAGGATTGCTGTGTTTGAAAGGGCCATTTTCATGAGCTTCAGTTTAAAATCTGTCATCATGGCGCCATTGCCAGGGATAACGTTATTGATCATATTTCCGGCTTTTGTGGCATGAAGATAGAGCAGGTAGTCCCACTGACTTGGATCTGAAAGTGACTCCAAGTGTTCATTTAAGATATCTGCAATTTGAGGAGGTCGTAGTACCATGAGCACATTATTATGCTCTAGATTAGGAATCCCAATTAAGGTAATTCTATTTCCATTTACATCGTACGCTGACATATTGACTTGCCCACGATAAATTTCAACTTGTTTTGCGAGTCTCCTTAGGGCTTTTACTAGGGGGTGACCATCTTGCGTATTGATGTTTTCAGGAACGAATTGGTGTATTGCCTGGTTGCCCAAAAAGAATTTACGATTTTTATAAAACAGAATTCCTTGTTCACGTTCTCGTGCTTTTTTCATGAAGAGCCAGATGCTTTCTTTCAGATGTCGTATCTCCTGTATTTTCGAATGCAAAGCCTCTTCTATAATTTTATCCTTTTGTAGTAGGGCATTTAAATTTTTGTTCTGTAGTAGATGAAGAATGTTTCCAAGATAACTTGCAAACACAATCATTTCGTCACGTTCAACATTATTATAGAATTCTTTTTTCTTACGAGCTTCTTGTTCAACTATAATATATCCGGTTAATGTATTGTTATCCCAGATAGGTAAGAAGATGTCTGCGTTAATAGTCGCAAGGAATGATAAGATTTTTTTATTGGTTTCATCATCATTATAAAAAACATCGAATGCTAATTCGTCAGTAATAAAAATTTTCTTTTCTTTCAAGATCTCTAGGACATTGTTGCTTGGTGAGTTTAAACTTATAAAATTTTCTGCAGTAGATTCGAGATAATCATGTTCACCATATTGTTGTGCCTTTTCATTCCCCTCTGTGTTTAGTGGTCTAATAATTAAATGTGTTCTGTGATAAGGAACATTAAACGCAACTTTGAAGAAGTTTCGTACAGTATGGAGTAACTCTTGTGATGTTGTAATACAACCGAGCTGTTCCAGGATTTCTCTAAAGTTATCAATGAAGTTAAATGAGTCTTTAAGTTCAACATGTTGTTTCATATTAAGGAACCGAAGCCCCATCATTTGTTTGGCAATGAAATAAATAGCGGTTGTCATCAACATACTAGCAACACTGTATACTGCGGGGCTGTTGGTTATGGGTTGTGCAAATTTCAGATTATTCCAGAACGAAAATGGTGACCACTGAATGAGATCAGCAAGGATGTAAGGGATGAAGATGATTTGTATAAGCGTTTTTGCTTGATGTTTTAGTAGCTTCGGTAGAGATGCCCTATGTACTTTGCCGAGTGCTATAAACAGAAGCGGTAATGTGAAAAGCTCGTAAATACATGCGATTGTTTCAAGTCGAATTTCAAAGGGTGTAAGCGTCTTGAGGTTATAATAAAAGAATGCAAAGTAAAAAAACGACGCTGAAAGGCATGCCGCACCAAATATGTATGCTTTATGTACCCATGAAAGTGGGCTGTTTTTATTGATCAGACTCTCTACAAAGAGAGCAACAACTGAAGATTGTAAAGCAAAAAATGCCCAACCCAAACGTAGGAGGAAAAACTGTGCCATAGGGGGAATATGAAAAAAAGTTCGACCAAGAAGAACAATAATCCATACAAAATCAACGATAAACGAACTTGTTAGTAATACAAGTAATGTTCGCCATGGCCGCACCGGTTTGGACGCTTTGTAGCCATGTATTGCTAGCCTGAGTGCAATAGAGGCCTTCACTATAATTGATGAGGCCATGACAACTACAAGAAATGCTGGATTTATCGTGATTTTATAAAGGTTTGAAAGTAGTTGTATCATGGCGATTGCGTCCTTCTTGTTGTTGGTGTACAATCCAGATGGTTTTAATAATCAGAGGTCCAACTTAATCGAAAGGGTTGTCATGTTTATGCTCCTTCTCTCGTTTTTTCTGTTCACAAGCCCTCCGGGCTGGCCTTAGTTGCAACAAGGTACCAGCATTTTTTGGTTTAACCAAATGGCGGGGATAAATGGATGGGTATTGTAAGCAATGAACATCGGCTCCGGGTGATCGAAGTACTGCAAACACTAGAAAAAGCAACAAGAGACATGCCGGAGCCGATGATTTTTTTGCTTAAAAAGCACTTCGGCCCTGATTCATTTATCATTTTGATAGGTTGCTTGTTGAGTTTGCGTGCTAAGGATTCCGTGACATATCCCCTCTGTTTAGAGCTCTTTAAAATAGTGCGTACACCGCAACAACTTCTTTCTCTTTCTCGCGAAAAATTAGAAAAAATACTTTATCCCCTTGGTTTTCAACGACGTAAGGCTGCTACGTTGCATACCGTGTGTCGTGAGTTGCTTGACCGGTTCGATGGGAACGTTCCGTGTAATGAAAAAGCGTTGCGTTCAATTAGGGGGATTGGCCATAAAACAACAGCCTTGGTATTGGCGGAGGCATGTGATACTCCGGCTATCTGTGTTGATACACATGTGCATAGGCTAGCGAATCAGCTAGGGCTAGTTCAAACTAAGAGTACTGAGGCGACTGAGCAGGAACTTAAGAAATTAGTTCCTCAGGAGAAATGGGTCGTGGTCAATCGGGTGTTTGTAACATGGGGGCAGCAAGTGCCTCGTAAAGAACAGATTTCCAAAATTATCGAGTTACTCAATGAAAAAAACGTACCGTGTGACTCTTGAGCTACACGGTACGTTTTTTTGAAATGCCTATTTTAGGCTTTCTTTTTTGACACCCGGCGGCGTTTTTTGGCTGTTTTGCGCTTGGTGGTCTTACGCTTTGCAGTTTTACGGCGAGTTGTTTTACGCTTAACTGTCTTGCGCTTTGTCGTTTTACGCTTGGTGGTTTTGCGCTTAACTGTCTTGCGCTTTGCCGTCTTGCGCTTTGCTGTTTTTCTCTTCTTCATTACGGGCTCCTTAGAATGAGGTTGGAGATATACCATCAATTTAAAGATACAAGTTGTACGTCAAAAAAAGCAATAGTTGTGCAATAAATTTCTTATAC encodes the following:
- the ftsH gene encoding ATP-dependent zinc metalloprotease FtsH, coding for MSWTVILGLVVLGLLALVKLNEMTYTIDDLSYSSFLRKVEKNEVKKVNVSGKDVQGTLADGSRFETVMPASEFDWDLLRNHGVEVALSSESGLFGMWSLVGSFAVLLLLLFFMLFFRQGSRGSGGNGGAGNLFAISRSKAKMFMPSAIKVTFKDVAGVSEAKEELQDVIDYLKSPDKYRRLGAKMTKGVLLVGGPGTGKTLLARAVAGEANCPFFSISGSDFIEVFVGVGAARVRDLFSQARKHAPCIVFIDEIDAVGRHRGSGTGGGNDEREQTLNQLLTEMDGFDTSNEPIIVIAATNRPDVLDRALLRPGRFDRRVDVPLPDLVSREQILQVHAKNVKIADDIDFKKIARGTPGFTGADLENLINEAAIAASKKNSELVSIDDFEEARDKILLGKELKTISLTEEDRKMTAYHEAGHALVQLMLPEDTDPLHKVSIIPRGRSLGVTHSMPEREKYTMTKREAEGVITVAMGGRVAETLVFDEVATGAANDFEKATDIARSMVVRYGMSGALGTVHYSQQPGEFVYSQKTAELIDTEVRNIIDGCYQRAKQIITDNRDKLETLAAALLEKETLQSGEIYELLDIKPRQEFKLT
- a CDS encoding 50S ribosomal protein L28, coding for MARVCAVCDKGPSVGQHVSHANNKVKRWLYPNTHKMRYTIPGKGSKVHQAHVCTKCLRSGKIQKVL
- a CDS encoding inositol monophosphatase codes for the protein MDGLKVLIEPTIRILQEAGRLLISFRASSLSRTRKPDQGFVTEADLAVESFLVNKLSELTPGYHFYAEENGEIAEGESDYCWVIDPLDGTNNFAQGLPHFCISVALTHRHEPVLGFVYQPLLNEMFHAIKHGGAYLNDKPIHVSSHREIEGSVLVSCIPYIRSAQTIRKVHEITDLALHYCVLRILGAAALDQAYVACGKIDGIFLGALGWWDVAAGLLLIQEAGGIVTEIDGRKLVTKAFRSFIGGNAYIHRALAQTLQDDEDSEN
- a CDS encoding sigma 54-interacting transcriptional regulator, translated to MIQLLSNLYKITINPAFLVVVMASSIIVKASIALRLAIHGYKASKPVRPWRTLLVLLTSSFIVDFVWIIVLLGRTFFHIPPMAQFFLLRLGWAFFALQSSVVALFVESLINKNSPLSWVHKAYIFGAACLSASFFYFAFFYYNLKTLTPFEIRLETIACIYELFTLPLLFIALGKVHRASLPKLLKHQAKTLIQIIFIPYILADLIQWSPFSFWNNLKFAQPITNSPAVYSVASMLMTTAIYFIAKQMMGLRFLNMKQHVELKDSFNFIDNFREILEQLGCITTSQELLHTVRNFFKVAFNVPYHRTHLIIRPLNTEGNEKAQQYGEHDYLESTAENFISLNSPSNNVLEILKEKKIFITDELAFDVFYNDDETNKKILSFLATINADIFLPIWDNNTLTGYIIVEQEARKKKEFYNNVERDEMIVFASYLGNILHLLQNKNLNALLQKDKIIEEALHSKIQEIRHLKESIWLFMKKAREREQGILFYKNRKFFLGNQAIHQFVPENINTQDGHPLVKALRRLAKQVEIYRGQVNMSAYDVNGNRITLIGIPNLEHNNVLMVLRPPQIADILNEHLESLSDPSQWDYLLYLHATKAGNMINNVIPGNGAMMTDFKLKLMKMALSNTAILVDVPEEDTVSIVNCLHIMSGRTKLHTVSLSSDALPQNEVDTAIQLFGLNPIFGKTEAPSLFEQANKVGTIFIPNVDRLSLDAQKHLTEYLKYGYFRLFKSDIKRSSDARIICSTDKNLQTLVHDGKFSRELLESLKQGTLHMPSLLSLHSDELLELAEQYNDQAIRNNTFKNLFSLTEKDKAKILEHRPLSLHGLRAKIHILLSQKSKKNNVAPTHDTEFNLTYTGTDPDLAHAARLGKQALRDKKVMILLWHKFKNQNKIATFLGVNRSSVSRRCKEFHLE
- a CDS encoding tyrosine-type recombinase/integrase; this encodes MRISEFTEKKDTFLDHLKIERNMSHNTVRAYAADLKQFIEFWNEIERTEQQALPLQQTIERFFVHLYYKKIDKSSIARKMSCFKSFEKFIKTFGKDLSLKLTRPRVDKKLPVYLSVDEIFHLLDTVQDSDLPGRHPKRDKAILELLYATGIRCSELIGIHIRDINIEDKVIRIYGKGRKERIALFGEKAKARIIEYLSEERPHTTNRDEHLFVSYRNTPLTTRSVQRIFEMFRKFLKVDRHITPHKIRHSFATHLLNQGVDLRVVQELLGHKTLASTERYTHVTSAQLAEMCDTIHPIHDMTKKVPAE
- the rpsT gene encoding 30S ribosomal protein S20, whose product is MANIKSAKKRARQNTKRRSVNVARRSAIKSVIKDVVKAIDAGEIEKAQALFKVAETQLSRAKSKGLVHKKTASRKVSRLARRVNKAQK
- the mrdA gene encoding penicillin-binding protein 2 — its product is MTAIASVRIKLSLLIIGCIACFAVITARLYLLQITQHHYFLTLCTKNYTRMEPILSQRGSITDINGVLLATNRPVVDLYWHGTHKRRLSDQQNLVLDSIDTILTEPLSDDLKTQIAICERFGRKLLLARDLSFEQLSQVVEQFPNHPNLDLPTQFTRLYPNGPLASHIVGFLGNIRYEDVGKMGLEKLCEQDLRGEDGLLKKKINSVGKSLEQAQIKQAASGMTLQTTLDFEMQKIAELIFPAESAGVFIIMDPKTGAIKALVSRPTFDPNIFLKTVDMQSWQELLEKKALLNRAFDACYPPASIFKLVTTSAALEQGFIEPDDIVYCKGYYEFGGYRHWCVRHTGHGSLSVQEALAESCNILFYHIGKHINIDTLADYARRFGLGKKTNVLFPEKTGLIPDRQWKQQTRHERWWQGETLSTAIGQGFLLVTPIQIIRMIASIFEGYLVKPRILESEIIEKEPLRISKKTREFLQQGMRSAVTEGTGRRLNKLKDIEVYAKTGTAQVSSLKFRTLGTNLLEHAWFVAHCRIKEEQPFVLVALLEHAGNSRPATITAKNFLLEYRKLINSRTLSNG